From Pusillibacter faecalis, one genomic window encodes:
- a CDS encoding phage tail protein I: MIKLSGSRFTDIMPENLAEQPEIQALAYAVGRQVEKLLAYADGARTYAAIYAVPEKVLDLLAVELRTPSYDENFSIKVKRTLIAESLLFYAQMGTPAAVNRIIETIFQAGHISEWWEYGGKPYHFKAYTTNPAITSDDVEEFKRVLGTVKRLSAWLDEIVLDLSTPPAEVFVGHWIHTGDFITLQRATM, translated from the coding sequence ATGATTAAACTTTCCGGCAGCCGCTTCACGGACATTATGCCGGAGAACCTGGCAGAGCAGCCGGAGATCCAGGCGCTTGCCTACGCCGTGGGCAGGCAGGTGGAAAAGCTGCTGGCCTATGCCGACGGCGCCCGCACCTATGCGGCGATCTATGCTGTGCCGGAAAAGGTGCTGGATCTGCTGGCCGTGGAACTGCGTACCCCGTCCTATGACGAAAACTTTTCCATTAAGGTCAAGCGAACCCTGATCGCGGAAAGCCTGCTGTTTTACGCGCAGATGGGCACCCCGGCAGCGGTGAACCGGATTATTGAAACCATTTTCCAGGCCGGTCATATCAGCGAGTGGTGGGAATACGGCGGGAAACCCTATCACTTCAAGGCATACACCACGAACCCGGCTATTACGTCGGACGACGTGGAGGAGTTCAAGCGGGTGCTGGGCACCGTAAAGCGCCTTTCTGCCTGGCTGGACGAAATCGTGTTGGATCTGTCCACACCTCCGGCGGAGGTATTCGTGGGCCATTGGATCCACACGGGCGATTTTATCACCCTGCAAAGGGCGACTATGTAA
- a CDS encoding baseplate assembly protein — translation MPDISAIQNTPDVSFIDNKTIDDVRGDMVADFEAFMLQATGSKVSLGRASVHRMILYSAAAQIYQAMQYVDRAGKQSLLKYSYSEFLDNLALLKGVTREPAKAATTTIRFTASATRTLATPIPAGTRVSSSGSIYFSTMEYAEIPAGSLTVDVLAECTATGNAGNGLAPGEVSTIVDPVPYITSAVNQNTTEGGADVENDESLAERVYLAPGAYSTAGPEDGYLYHAKKYNAAIGDVVATSDHEAGQVDIVFIMADGSKPGAAMISGLQAYLSGKTIRPMTDKLTVKAPEEVTYSINLTYYINRSDSARAVAIQTAVAQAVEEYKTWQRTIGRDVNPSQLAAMVMEAGAKRVTVTAPTFAAVAATKVAALTGSATVTYGGLEDD, via the coding sequence GTGCCTGATATTTCCGCAATTCAGAACACCCCGGACGTGTCTTTCATCGACAACAAGACCATTGACGACGTGCGCGGGGATATGGTGGCAGACTTTGAGGCGTTCATGCTCCAAGCGACGGGCAGCAAGGTGTCCCTGGGCCGCGCCTCTGTCCACCGCATGATCCTGTATTCGGCGGCGGCGCAGATTTACCAAGCCATGCAGTACGTTGACCGAGCGGGCAAGCAAAGCCTTTTGAAATACTCCTATTCGGAGTTCCTGGACAATCTGGCGCTGCTGAAAGGCGTTACCAGAGAACCGGCAAAGGCGGCCACGACCACGATCCGCTTTACCGCGTCGGCCACCAGGACGCTGGCCACACCGATCCCGGCGGGCACCAGGGTTTCCTCCAGCGGTTCCATTTATTTCAGCACGATGGAGTACGCAGAGATCCCGGCGGGCAGCCTGACGGTGGACGTGCTGGCGGAGTGTACCGCAACAGGCAACGCGGGCAACGGACTGGCGCCTGGCGAGGTGTCCACCATCGTGGATCCCGTTCCCTACATTACCAGCGCCGTGAACCAGAACACCACGGAGGGCGGCGCAGACGTGGAGAACGACGAAAGCCTGGCGGAGCGGGTTTACCTGGCCCCTGGCGCCTATTCTACGGCAGGCCCGGAGGACGGATACCTGTACCACGCCAAGAAGTACAACGCCGCCATTGGTGACGTGGTGGCCACCAGCGACCACGAAGCGGGCCAGGTGGATATTGTTTTCATCATGGCAGACGGTTCCAAGCCGGGCGCGGCCATGATCTCCGGCCTGCAGGCGTACCTCTCCGGCAAGACGATCCGCCCCATGACGGACAAGCTGACCGTGAAAGCCCCGGAGGAGGTCACATACAGCATTAACCTGACGTATTACATCAACCGCAGCGACAGCGCCAGAGCGGTGGCAATCCAGACGGCGGTGGCCCAGGCCGTGGAGGAATATAAAACCTGGCAGCGCACCATAGGCCGCGACGTGAACCCGTCGCAGCTGGCCGCCATGGTCATGGAGGCAGGCGCCAAGCGCGTCACCGTGACCGCGCCGACGTTCGCGGCGGTGGCCGCCACCAAGGTGGCAGCATTGACCGGATCAGCCACCGTGACGTATGGAGGGCTGGAAGATGATTAA
- a CDS encoding phage tail protein, which yields MIGTLGRKIIFEVSDNRVLTFESMSREVSGRWTEHEVLGVKPKAEFLGPGLQTISLTIHLSAALGVKPRRILDMVERMVERGSAEYLVIGGRLVGRRPFRVTGSSEAWDKVYSRGELAKATLTISLEEYA from the coding sequence ATGATCGGAACGCTGGGGCGCAAAATCATTTTTGAGGTGAGCGACAACAGGGTTTTGACCTTTGAGAGCATGAGCCGCGAGGTTTCCGGGCGCTGGACCGAACACGAAGTTTTAGGCGTGAAGCCGAAAGCGGAGTTTTTAGGGCCTGGCCTCCAGACCATAAGCCTGACCATTCACCTGTCCGCTGCCCTGGGCGTGAAGCCGCGGCGGATCCTGGACATGGTGGAGCGCATGGTGGAAAGAGGTTCGGCGGAGTACCTGGTGATCGGCGGTAGACTGGTGGGCCGCCGTCCGTTCCGCGTTACAGGATCGAGTGAAGCCTGGGACAAGGTTTACAGCCGCGGAGAACTGGCCAAGGCTACCCTGACCATTTCACTGGAGGAATACGCATGA
- a CDS encoding phage late control D family protein — protein MNTRRAYVDLIYNGTAATAEISGFVTDISYTDPASGEADSLDITLQDRDRRWTGAWIPVAGDTLAATIRALNCQYSGDNRILPCGFFIVDSFSFSGWPVSGSISAISTPLDSSFTTTQRTKTWENVTIKEIGTEIAGHAGIALAWDVEGDPFTIKSVEQSEQTDCEFYMNLCNTYGLAMKVYAQKIVVYDREAYKKKGAAAVLSPSSMKSWSWQQDQAGTYTGGEFTYTSPATEKEIKVTVGKGSRILKQSGKADSKADAERKIKAAVAKANHGKTKLSATIVGNASLVASQCVQVVGLGKLSGKYYIDTITHNVSGSGGYTMDLEMSLVEE, from the coding sequence ATGAATACACGGCGGGCGTATGTAGACCTGATTTACAACGGAACCGCAGCCACGGCGGAAATTTCCGGTTTCGTGACGGATATTTCATACACGGATCCGGCCAGCGGAGAGGCGGACAGCCTGGACATTACGCTGCAAGACCGGGATCGCCGGTGGACGGGGGCGTGGATCCCCGTCGCCGGTGACACCCTGGCCGCGACGATCCGGGCGCTGAACTGCCAATATTCCGGGGACAACCGGATCCTGCCGTGCGGTTTCTTTATCGTGGACAGTTTCAGCTTTTCCGGCTGGCCGGTTTCCGGGAGCATTTCCGCGATCTCCACGCCGCTGGACAGCAGTTTCACCACCACCCAGCGGACAAAGACCTGGGAAAACGTGACCATAAAGGAGATCGGAACCGAGATCGCAGGCCACGCCGGGATCGCGCTGGCCTGGGACGTGGAGGGCGACCCGTTCACGATCAAGAGCGTGGAGCAATCGGAACAAACCGACTGTGAATTTTACATGAACCTGTGCAACACCTACGGGCTGGCCATGAAAGTCTACGCCCAAAAGATCGTGGTGTATGACCGGGAGGCATACAAGAAAAAGGGCGCGGCGGCGGTGCTGTCCCCGTCCAGTATGAAATCCTGGTCATGGCAGCAGGATCAGGCCGGCACCTATACCGGCGGAGAGTTCACATACACCAGCCCGGCCACGGAAAAGGAAATCAAGGTGACCGTGGGCAAGGGCAGCCGGATCCTAAAGCAAAGCGGCAAGGCCGACAGCAAGGCCGACGCGGAGAGGAAGATCAAGGCGGCGGTGGCCAAGGCCAACCACGGAAAAACCAAACTTTCCGCCACCATTGTGGGAAACGCCTCTCTGGTGGCCTCCCAATGCGTCCAGGTGGTGGGCCTGGGGAAGCTGTCCGGCAAGTATTACATTGACACCATTACCCACAACGTCAGCGGATCCGGCGGCTACACCATGGACCTGGAAATGTCGCTGGTGGAGGAATGA
- a CDS encoding tail protein X — translation MESTYTTKQGDVWDKIAYEVYGDEEYTGWLMENNFPLLDTFVFDAGVVLQTPAPPEQTAANDLPIWRSKV, via the coding sequence ATGGAAAGCACCTACACCACCAAGCAGGGGGACGTATGGGACAAAATCGCCTATGAGGTGTACGGCGACGAAGAATACACCGGCTGGCTGATGGAAAACAATTTCCCGTTGCTGGACACGTTCGTGTTTGACGCCGGGGTGGTCCTCCAGACCCCGGCCCCGCCGGAGCAGACCGCGGCCAATGACCTGCCGATCTGGAGGAGCAAGGTATGA
- a CDS encoding phage tail tape measure protein, which yields MAGKNKTYELMLKIGGKVDGSLKTACSTADKNLAALGKTAKTAGKIAAGAMVAAATAVATLGTAAVKSAAEYEAQLANVSTLLTGTEAEVAARTAEIGDQVLEISNRTGVATADLTDGMYQVVSAFGDSADAAAILETAAKSAAAGNATTTDSINLLSAVTKGYGDTSAEAVQQAADLAFATVRLGQTSFPELAAGMGKVIPLASTLGLEQEQLWGAMATLTGVTGSTAEVVTQMKATMQAFLSPSKNMQAALKNMGYESGQALLESKGLQGSLDALKDAVGGNELAFAGLFSSVEAQTAVLAMAGNQAENLTSKTAEMYEATGAANTAFERQTNTLKYDIKMIKNLGANFLTQLGTNILPYVREFAEAALPVVSEALEKIGSYMTGTIIPAAETAVKWISEHRTLILALAAGIATAVAAYKAYKVAITAYNAVMAVYKVVTAASATGTFTLAGAMTALNLPVLAVVAAIGLAVAAGILIYKNWDKIKAKAVELGAKISEVWGNIKTGVSEAVANLVSAFQSNFPLLSAYLSGWWESVSAAWENVKAIFANIIDFVQNVFAGNWSAAWDNIVAIFGNVFGMIVNLAKAPINGVISAINWVLEKINSISVTIPDWVPGVGGKTLGFNIPTIPALAAGGIATAPTLAQIGEGGEPEAVLPLSKLAALLDEWTKPKPTPGGGTGGGGETVVFSPVFNFYGGTPSREEAEEAGRISFAEFKKLYRQMKAEEKRKQFSPA from the coding sequence ATGGCAGGCAAAAATAAAACGTATGAGTTAATGCTGAAAATCGGCGGCAAGGTGGACGGTTCCCTGAAAACCGCCTGCAGCACCGCAGACAAGAACCTGGCTGCGCTGGGGAAAACGGCAAAGACCGCGGGAAAGATCGCTGCCGGTGCCATGGTAGCAGCCGCCACCGCTGTGGCGACCCTGGGAACCGCTGCGGTGAAATCCGCGGCGGAGTATGAGGCCCAGCTGGCCAACGTTTCCACGCTGCTGACCGGCACGGAGGCGGAAGTGGCCGCACGAACGGCGGAAATCGGGGATCAGGTTCTGGAAATCTCCAACCGCACGGGCGTGGCCACGGCTGACCTGACGGACGGAATGTATCAGGTGGTTTCCGCTTTCGGTGACAGCGCAGACGCCGCGGCCATTCTGGAAACCGCGGCAAAATCCGCGGCGGCGGGAAACGCGACCACGACGGACAGTATCAACCTACTTTCTGCCGTAACCAAGGGTTACGGCGATACCTCCGCGGAGGCGGTGCAGCAGGCGGCGGATCTGGCATTTGCCACCGTAAGACTGGGCCAGACCTCTTTCCCGGAACTGGCCGCAGGCATGGGCAAGGTCATTCCCCTGGCCAGTACCCTGGGGCTGGAGCAAGAACAGCTATGGGGCGCCATGGCCACGCTGACCGGCGTTACAGGTTCCACGGCGGAAGTGGTTACGCAGATGAAAGCCACAATGCAGGCGTTCCTCTCCCCGTCCAAGAATATGCAGGCTGCCCTTAAAAACATGGGCTATGAAAGCGGCCAGGCGCTGCTTGAAAGCAAGGGCCTGCAGGGATCTCTGGACGCCCTAAAGGACGCTGTGGGAGGCAACGAACTGGCGTTTGCTGGCCTGTTCTCCTCTGTGGAGGCACAAACCGCGGTGCTGGCTATGGCAGGCAACCAGGCCGAAAACCTGACCAGCAAGACGGCGGAAATGTACGAAGCCACCGGCGCGGCAAATACCGCCTTTGAGCGGCAGACCAACACCCTGAAATACGACATTAAGATGATTAAAAACCTGGGCGCCAATTTCTTGACGCAGCTGGGCACCAACATTCTGCCGTATGTGCGGGAGTTCGCGGAGGCGGCCCTGCCGGTGGTTTCGGAGGCGCTGGAGAAGATCGGCAGCTACATGACCGGAACCATCATTCCGGCGGCGGAAACCGCGGTGAAATGGATTTCGGAACACCGCACCCTGATCCTGGCGCTGGCGGCGGGTATTGCCACCGCTGTGGCGGCCTACAAGGCGTATAAAGTGGCGATCACCGCCTACAACGCAGTTATGGCCGTGTATAAAGTGGTCACCGCAGCAAGCGCCACGGGCACCTTTACCCTGGCGGGCGCCATGACGGCGCTAAATCTTCCCGTGCTGGCAGTTGTGGCCGCCATCGGCCTGGCTGTGGCGGCGGGGATCCTGATTTATAAGAACTGGGACAAGATCAAGGCCAAGGCCGTGGAACTGGGCGCGAAGATCTCCGAGGTATGGGGAAACATCAAGACCGGCGTTTCCGAGGCCGTGGCGAACCTGGTTTCTGCGTTCCAGTCTAATTTCCCCCTGCTGTCCGCTTATTTGAGCGGGTGGTGGGAAAGTGTTTCGGCGGCCTGGGAAAACGTCAAGGCCATTTTTGCCAATATCATTGACTTTGTGCAGAACGTATTTGCAGGCAACTGGAGCGCCGCCTGGGACAATATCGTGGCCATTTTCGGAAACGTGTTTGGCATGATCGTGAACCTGGCGAAAGCCCCCATAAACGGGGTTATTTCCGCAATCAACTGGGTGCTGGAGAAGATCAACAGCATTTCCGTGACGATCCCGGACTGGGTTCCGGGCGTCGGCGGGAAAACCCTGGGCTTTAACATTCCGACGATCCCCGCCCTGGCTGCCGGTGGTATTGCCACGGCGCCGACGCTGGCGCAGATCGGTGAGGGCGGAGAGCCGGAGGCGGTGCTGCCGCTGTCCAAGCTGGCGGCCCTCTTGGACGAATGGACGAAGCCGAAGCCGACACCGGGCGGCGGAACGGGCGGCGGCGGTGAAACCGTCGTTTTCTCCCCGGTATTCAATTTCTACGGCGGGACGCCGAGCCGCGAGGAGGCCGAGGAGGCCGGGCGGATCAGTTTCGCGGAGTTCAAGAAACTGTATAGGCAGATGAAAGCCGAGGAGAAGCGCAAGCAATTCAGCCCGGCATAA
- a CDS encoding phage tail assembly protein encodes MSDEKRMDTALLAENDENTAAEENALVMKLDKPFTFEGQTYTEVDLSGLEDTTAADLQAVGRFVTKKNPAANPATVEMTLEYAQFMAARVAHLPLEFFERLPAKEAIKLKGIVVGFLYGGAGDN; translated from the coding sequence ATGAGCGACGAAAAGAGAATGGACACCGCCCTGCTGGCGGAGAACGACGAAAACACCGCGGCGGAGGAAAACGCCCTGGTTATGAAGCTGGACAAGCCTTTCACCTTTGAGGGGCAGACGTACACAGAGGTGGACCTGTCCGGCCTGGAGGACACCACGGCGGCAGACCTGCAGGCCGTGGGCCGTTTCGTGACGAAGAAGAACCCGGCGGCGAACCCCGCAACCGTGGAAATGACGCTGGAATACGCCCAGTTCATGGCGGCCCGCGTCGCCCACCTGCCGCTGGAGTTTTTCGAGCGCCTCCCCGCAAAGGAGGCAATCAAGCTGAAAGGCATTGTCGTGGGTTTTCTTTACGGCGGGGCTGGGGACAACTAA
- a CDS encoding phage major tail tube protein, with product MNTIPTKINRYNVYNKGNRLLGVGEEMTLPDFEPSSETVTGAGILGEIDDPTVGYFGNQELEIPFRLLDKETADMMDMTKAVQLEIRGAQQTTNTEGDIEFRPMRVVVRGRGGKLTTGKVKAGSPMDTAITLTILYILIEVDGKTVVELDKLNEVYKVNGVDVLAKIKEMC from the coding sequence ATGAACACGATCCCCACTAAGATCAACCGTTACAACGTCTACAACAAGGGAAACCGCCTGCTGGGTGTCGGTGAGGAAATGACGCTGCCGGACTTTGAGCCGTCCAGCGAAACCGTGACCGGCGCCGGGATCCTGGGTGAGATCGACGACCCCACCGTGGGCTATTTCGGCAATCAGGAACTGGAAATCCCGTTCCGTCTGCTGGACAAGGAAACCGCCGACATGATGGACATGACCAAGGCCGTGCAGCTGGAGATCCGCGGCGCCCAGCAGACCACCAACACCGAGGGCGATATTGAGTTCAGACCCATGCGTGTGGTGGTTCGTGGCCGCGGCGGAAAGCTGACCACCGGCAAGGTCAAGGCAGGCAGCCCCATGGACACCGCGATCACGCTGACCATTCTTTACATTCTCATTGAGGTGGACGGCAAGACTGTGGTGGAACTGGACAAGCTGAACGAGGTTTACAAGGTCAACGGCGTGGACGTTCTGGCCAAGATCAAGGAGATGTGCTGA
- a CDS encoding phage tail sheath family protein, producing MAYKHGVYNTEQATSLTVPIQGSAGLQVIFGTAPIHLAKDPAAAVNTPKLVYSYKEAVEAVGYSDDFENFTLCQSISACFQVFNVAPIILVNVLDPNKAAHVTQNQAESCDVVDGVVLYDKKYVLLNTLAVKNGSATLVAGSDYEAAHEDNGSVAITLLSTAAKEASSLTVSSTSLKPSGVTAADIVGGVDTSTGKETGLELIRQIYPTLGMVPGLILAPGWSHTPTVAAALQAKTENINGNFNCSCLLDISADSDGAVVYTSVKGAKEALGASSAHAAALWPMVAVGEKKYYFSAMFAALTAYTDANNADVPYESPSNKDLRITATVLKDGTTVALDQQQANDVLNANGVITAINANGFKSWGNNTAAYPSTTDPKDRWWAVRRFFDWDGNNFIQTYFQKVDKPGNKRLIQSIVDSQNIIGNGYVARDYCAGYRVEFRSDENPVTNLLAGHLTVHTYLAPYIPAEYIENIREYDVDALESAIGGE from the coding sequence ATGGCATACAAACACGGTGTATATAACACCGAGCAGGCCACCAGCCTGACCGTACCCATTCAGGGCAGCGCTGGACTGCAGGTCATTTTCGGCACGGCGCCCATTCACCTGGCAAAAGACCCCGCGGCGGCGGTCAACACCCCCAAGCTGGTTTACAGCTACAAGGAGGCTGTGGAGGCCGTCGGCTATTCGGACGATTTCGAGAACTTCACCCTTTGCCAGAGCATTAGCGCCTGTTTCCAGGTTTTCAACGTTGCGCCCATTATCCTGGTGAACGTGCTGGATCCCAATAAGGCGGCCCACGTCACGCAGAACCAGGCGGAAAGCTGCGACGTTGTGGACGGCGTGGTGCTGTATGACAAGAAATATGTGCTGCTGAACACCCTGGCCGTGAAGAACGGCAGCGCCACCCTGGTGGCCGGCAGCGACTACGAGGCGGCGCATGAGGACAACGGGAGCGTGGCCATTACGCTGCTTTCCACCGCGGCCAAGGAGGCCAGCAGCCTGACCGTGAGCAGCACCAGCCTGAAACCCTCCGGCGTGACCGCTGCCGACATTGTGGGCGGCGTGGACACCTCCACCGGCAAGGAAACCGGCCTGGAACTGATCCGCCAGATTTACCCCACCCTGGGCATGGTGCCCGGCCTGATCCTGGCACCCGGCTGGAGCCACACCCCCACCGTAGCGGCAGCCCTCCAGGCCAAGACCGAGAACATCAACGGCAATTTTAATTGCAGTTGCCTTTTGGACATTTCCGCGGACAGCGACGGCGCGGTGGTTTACACCAGCGTAAAGGGCGCCAAGGAAGCCCTGGGCGCCAGTTCCGCCCATGCGGCGGCCCTGTGGCCCATGGTGGCCGTGGGCGAGAAGAAATATTATTTCTCCGCCATGTTTGCCGCCCTGACGGCCTACACGGACGCCAACAACGCAGATGTGCCCTATGAAAGCCCGTCCAATAAGGACCTGCGGATCACCGCCACGGTTCTGAAAGACGGCACCACGGTGGCGCTGGATCAGCAGCAGGCCAACGACGTGCTGAACGCCAACGGCGTTATTACCGCGATCAACGCCAACGGGTTCAAATCCTGGGGCAACAACACCGCGGCCTATCCCTCCACCACGGATCCGAAAGATCGCTGGTGGGCCGTGCGCCGTTTCTTTGACTGGGACGGAAATAATTTCATTCAGACTTATTTCCAGAAAGTTGACAAGCCGGGCAATAAGCGCCTGATCCAGTCTATTGTGGACAGCCAGAACATTATCGGCAACGGCTACGTTGCCCGCGACTACTGCGCCGGTTACCGCGTGGAGTTCCGCAGCGACGAAAACCCCGTTACCAACCTGCTGGCCGGCCACCTGACCGTACACACCTACCTGGCCCCGTACATTCCCGCGGAATATATCGAAAATATCCGTGAGTATGACGTGGACGCCCTGGAAAGCGCAATCGGAGGTGAATAA